Proteins encoded in a region of the Populus nigra chromosome 3, ddPopNigr1.1, whole genome shotgun sequence genome:
- the LOC133688454 gene encoding probable acyl-[acyl-carrier-protein]--UDP-N-acetylglucosamine O-acyltransferase, mitochondrial isoform X2, whose amino-acid sequence MAAATNSILLKLKPKIKIKICNPLFGYPRSSSSASASIPHLFSTTTLPYADADSDCSSEIKATTDANPNFIHPSADVHPNAIIGHGVSVGPFCTIGSSVKLGNGCRLYPGSHVFGNTEIGDHCLLMPGAVVGDHLPGRTVLGCNNVIGHHAVIGVKCQDLKYKPGDECFLHIGDNNEIREHTSIHRSSKSSDKTVIGDNNLIMGSCHIAHDCNIGNNNIFANNTLLAGHVVVEDYTHTAGAIVVHQFCHIGSFSFVGGGSVVSQDVPKYTMVVGERAELRGLNLEGLRRNGFTATEEEDKELGKITAVCTMIQSLRDSFAQNRRGICKFRYFSGS is encoded by the exons ATGGCGGCAGCTACAAATTCCATCCTCCTCAAActcaaacccaaaataaaaataaaaatctgcaATCCACTTTTTGGCTATCCTCGCAGTAGCAGTAGTGCTTCAGCCTCTATCCCACACTTGTTCTCCACAACAACACTCCCAT ATGCAGATGCTGATTCTGATTGTTCAAGCGAGATTAAAGCCACCACAGACGCAAACCCTAACTTCATTCACCCCTCCGCCGACGTCCACCCTAACGCTATCATTGGCCAC GGTGTTTCAGTTGGTCCATTTTGCACAATCGGGTCTTCAGTAAAGCTTGGAAATGGATGTCGATTATATCCTGGAAGCCATGTTTTCGGAAATACTGAGATTGGGGATCACTGTCTTTTGATGCC TGGAGCTGTGGTTGGTGATCATCTTCCTGGACGTACAGTTTTGGGATGCAATAATGTTATCGGTCATCATGCTGTCATCGGTGTCAAATGCCAGGATTTGAAATACAAG cCAGGGGATGAATGTTTTCTTCACATTGGAGACAATAACGAGATTAGAGAACATACTTCAATTCACCGATCTTCAAAATCAAGTGATAAAACG GTTATTGGTGATAACAATCTTATCATGGGCTCCTGTCATATTGCTCATGACTGCAATATTGGCAACAATAACATTTTTGCTAACAATACTCTTCTAGCAGGCCATGTTGTTGTGGAA GATTACACTCACACTGCTGGAGCCATTGTTGTTCATCAATTTTGCCATAttggttccttttcttttgttggtgGTGGATCTGTG GTTTCACAAGATGTCCCAAAGTACACGATGGTGGTTGGAGAAAGAGCTGAGCTTCGCGGTTTGAATTTGGAAGGTCTTCGGCGTAATGGATTCACAGCCACAGAG GAAGAGGACAAAGAACTGGGTAAGATAACTGCTGTGTGTACCATGATACAGTCTCTTCGTGATTCTTTTGCTCAAAATCGCCGTGGAATATGCAAGTTCAGATATTTCAGTGGCTCTTGA
- the LOC133688454 gene encoding probable acyl-[acyl-carrier-protein]--UDP-N-acetylglucosamine O-acyltransferase, mitochondrial isoform X1 yields the protein MAAATNSILLKLKPKIKIKICNPLFGYPRSSSSASASIPHLFSTTTLPYADADSDCSSEIKATTDANPNFIHPSADVHPNAIIGHGVSVGPFCTIGSSVKLGNGCRLYPGSHVFGNTEIGDHCLLMPGAVVGDHLPGRTVLGCNNVIGHHAVIGVKCQDLKYKPGDECFLHIGDNNEIREHTSIHRSSKSSDKTVIGDNNLIMGSCHIAHDCNIGNNNIFANNTLLAGHVVVEDYTHTAGAIVVHQFCHIGSFSFVGGGSVVSQDVPKYTMVVGERAELRGLNLEGLRRNGFTATEIKSLRTAYRNIFMPVDSNSTSFEERITKVEEDKELGKITAVCTMIQSLRDSFAQNRRGICKFRYFSGS from the exons ATGGCGGCAGCTACAAATTCCATCCTCCTCAAActcaaacccaaaataaaaataaaaatctgcaATCCACTTTTTGGCTATCCTCGCAGTAGCAGTAGTGCTTCAGCCTCTATCCCACACTTGTTCTCCACAACAACACTCCCAT ATGCAGATGCTGATTCTGATTGTTCAAGCGAGATTAAAGCCACCACAGACGCAAACCCTAACTTCATTCACCCCTCCGCCGACGTCCACCCTAACGCTATCATTGGCCAC GGTGTTTCAGTTGGTCCATTTTGCACAATCGGGTCTTCAGTAAAGCTTGGAAATGGATGTCGATTATATCCTGGAAGCCATGTTTTCGGAAATACTGAGATTGGGGATCACTGTCTTTTGATGCC TGGAGCTGTGGTTGGTGATCATCTTCCTGGACGTACAGTTTTGGGATGCAATAATGTTATCGGTCATCATGCTGTCATCGGTGTCAAATGCCAGGATTTGAAATACAAG cCAGGGGATGAATGTTTTCTTCACATTGGAGACAATAACGAGATTAGAGAACATACTTCAATTCACCGATCTTCAAAATCAAGTGATAAAACG GTTATTGGTGATAACAATCTTATCATGGGCTCCTGTCATATTGCTCATGACTGCAATATTGGCAACAATAACATTTTTGCTAACAATACTCTTCTAGCAGGCCATGTTGTTGTGGAA GATTACACTCACACTGCTGGAGCCATTGTTGTTCATCAATTTTGCCATAttggttccttttcttttgttggtgGTGGATCTGTG GTTTCACAAGATGTCCCAAAGTACACGATGGTGGTTGGAGAAAGAGCTGAGCTTCGCGGTTTGAATTTGGAAGGTCTTCGGCGTAATGGATTCACAGCCACAGAG attaaaagtttgagaacaGCTTACAGAAACATATTCATGCCTGTTGATTCTAATTCTACAAGTTTTGAAGAACGCATTACCAAAGTG GAAGAGGACAAAGAACTGGGTAAGATAACTGCTGTGTGTACCATGATACAGTCTCTTCGTGATTCTTTTGCTCAAAATCGCCGTGGAATATGCAAGTTCAGATATTTCAGTGGCTCTTGA
- the LOC133688454 gene encoding probable acyl-[acyl-carrier-protein]--UDP-N-acetylglucosamine O-acyltransferase, mitochondrial isoform X4 has product MPGAVVGDHLPGRTVLGCNNVIGHHAVIGVKCQDLKYKPGDECFLHIGDNNEIREHTSIHRSSKSSDKTVIGDNNLIMGSCHIAHDCNIGNNNIFANNTLLAGHVVVEDYTHTAGAIVVHQFCHIGSFSFVGGGSVVSQDVPKYTMVVGERAELRGLNLEGLRRNGFTATEIKSLRTAYRNIFMPVDSNSTSFEERITKVEEDKELGKITAVCTMIQSLRDSFAQNRRGICKFRYFSGS; this is encoded by the exons ATGCC TGGAGCTGTGGTTGGTGATCATCTTCCTGGACGTACAGTTTTGGGATGCAATAATGTTATCGGTCATCATGCTGTCATCGGTGTCAAATGCCAGGATTTGAAATACAAG cCAGGGGATGAATGTTTTCTTCACATTGGAGACAATAACGAGATTAGAGAACATACTTCAATTCACCGATCTTCAAAATCAAGTGATAAAACG GTTATTGGTGATAACAATCTTATCATGGGCTCCTGTCATATTGCTCATGACTGCAATATTGGCAACAATAACATTTTTGCTAACAATACTCTTCTAGCAGGCCATGTTGTTGTGGAA GATTACACTCACACTGCTGGAGCCATTGTTGTTCATCAATTTTGCCATAttggttccttttcttttgttggtgGTGGATCTGTG GTTTCACAAGATGTCCCAAAGTACACGATGGTGGTTGGAGAAAGAGCTGAGCTTCGCGGTTTGAATTTGGAAGGTCTTCGGCGTAATGGATTCACAGCCACAGAG attaaaagtttgagaacaGCTTACAGAAACATATTCATGCCTGTTGATTCTAATTCTACAAGTTTTGAAGAACGCATTACCAAAGTG GAAGAGGACAAAGAACTGGGTAAGATAACTGCTGTGTGTACCATGATACAGTCTCTTCGTGATTCTTTTGCTCAAAATCGCCGTGGAATATGCAAGTTCAGATATTTCAGTGGCTCTTGA
- the LOC133688454 gene encoding probable acyl-[acyl-carrier-protein]--UDP-N-acetylglucosamine O-acyltransferase, mitochondrial isoform X3 — protein sequence MAAATNSILLKLKPKIKIKICNPLFGYPRSSSSASASIPHLFSTTTLPYADADSDCSSEIKATTDANPNFIHPSADVHPNAIIGHGVSVGPFCTIGSSVKLGNGCRLYPGSHVFGNTEIGDHCLLMPGAVVGDHLPGRTVLGCNNVIGHHAVIGVKCQDLKYKPGDECFLHIGDNNEIREHTSIHRSSKSSDKTVIGDNNLIMGSCHIAHDCNIGNNNIFANNTLLAGHVVVEDYTHTAGAIVVHQFCHIGSFSFVGGGSVVSQDVPKYTMVVGERAELRGLNLEGLRRNGFTATELPTYTECF from the exons ATGGCGGCAGCTACAAATTCCATCCTCCTCAAActcaaacccaaaataaaaataaaaatctgcaATCCACTTTTTGGCTATCCTCGCAGTAGCAGTAGTGCTTCAGCCTCTATCCCACACTTGTTCTCCACAACAACACTCCCAT ATGCAGATGCTGATTCTGATTGTTCAAGCGAGATTAAAGCCACCACAGACGCAAACCCTAACTTCATTCACCCCTCCGCCGACGTCCACCCTAACGCTATCATTGGCCAC GGTGTTTCAGTTGGTCCATTTTGCACAATCGGGTCTTCAGTAAAGCTTGGAAATGGATGTCGATTATATCCTGGAAGCCATGTTTTCGGAAATACTGAGATTGGGGATCACTGTCTTTTGATGCC TGGAGCTGTGGTTGGTGATCATCTTCCTGGACGTACAGTTTTGGGATGCAATAATGTTATCGGTCATCATGCTGTCATCGGTGTCAAATGCCAGGATTTGAAATACAAG cCAGGGGATGAATGTTTTCTTCACATTGGAGACAATAACGAGATTAGAGAACATACTTCAATTCACCGATCTTCAAAATCAAGTGATAAAACG GTTATTGGTGATAACAATCTTATCATGGGCTCCTGTCATATTGCTCATGACTGCAATATTGGCAACAATAACATTTTTGCTAACAATACTCTTCTAGCAGGCCATGTTGTTGTGGAA GATTACACTCACACTGCTGGAGCCATTGTTGTTCATCAATTTTGCCATAttggttccttttcttttgttggtgGTGGATCTGTG GTTTCACAAGATGTCCCAAAGTACACGATGGTGGTTGGAGAAAGAGCTGAGCTTCGCGGTTTGAATTTGGAAGGTCTTCGGCGTAATGGATTCACAGCCACAGAG CTACCAACTTACACTGAATGCTTTTGA